The proteins below come from a single Holdemania massiliensis genomic window:
- a CDS encoding HAD family hydrolase: MIKGIIFDCDGVLTDTEPKFTKGMMDHLHALGIQADPQDLETFCGMTLRRSCEEVMKRYKIDQLDLDQFIEDEQRCYDRYFQDDQMFPMPGLMGFLDFLQKQGIQLAVATSSSTAYIQHLLDLFQIKDRFSVVVAGDQVENGKPAPDIYYKAMAELGLPGSELAVIEDSENGIAAAKKAGLYTIGFKASEIVQNTAQADVEVRDYAELMQLKNLF; the protein is encoded by the coding sequence ATGATAAAAGGGATAATCTTTGACTGTGATGGCGTATTAACGGATACGGAACCTAAGTTTACGAAAGGGATGATGGATCATCTGCATGCCTTGGGGATTCAGGCGGATCCGCAGGACTTGGAAACATTTTGCGGCATGACGCTGCGGCGCTCTTGCGAGGAAGTGATGAAGCGATACAAGATTGATCAGCTTGATCTTGATCAGTTTATCGAAGATGAACAGCGCTGTTATGACCGCTATTTTCAAGATGATCAGATGTTTCCCATGCCGGGATTAATGGGGTTTTTGGATTTTCTTCAAAAACAAGGAATTCAGCTGGCGGTCGCCACTTCTTCCAGTACAGCCTACATTCAGCACCTGTTGGACTTGTTTCAGATCAAAGACCGGTTTTCTGTCGTGGTTGCTGGGGATCAGGTGGAAAATGGAAAGCCAGCCCCAGATATTTATTATAAAGCTATGGCTGAATTAGGACTGCCCGGCAGTGAGTTAGCCGTTATTGAAGATTCTGAAAATGGAATTGCCGCGGCAAAAAAAGCCGGTCTTTACACGATCGGCTTCAAGGCTTCCGAGATTGTTCAGAACACAGCGCAGGCAGATGTTGAA
- the glgD gene encoding glucose-1-phosphate adenylyltransferase subunit GlgD, with the protein MCDALGIINFEDACVDITGLMDYRPASAISFLGRYRLIDFMLSNMTNSGISQIEVFIKDKPRSLIEHLGNGRQYNINSKRGRLSILYGENRIMSEVYNHDIANFMDNIQYIEEVNKPYVIIAPSYMIYQIDFNEVLKYHAEKNSDVTVIYKSTDNAKEEFIGCDTLSMDKDKRIVAFEKNRGKYKTRNVSLEAYVMTKKLFLELVRKAANTSSLYWFKDILADSCEDLRINGYAFKGMVYCVNSLRSYFKANIELRTHAKARELFKEDWPIHTRTNDSAPSQYMPEAKIRGCSIANGCHIEGHVENCVIGRNVIIKRGAVVKNSVILPGAYIGEGAKLDHVIVDKAAIVNHVKKLVGTDDSPIYVKRRDRI; encoded by the coding sequence ATGTGTGACGCATTAGGAATTATTAACTTTGAAGACGCCTGTGTCGACATCACAGGTCTGATGGATTACCGCCCGGCTTCTGCGATCTCTTTTCTGGGTCGTTACCGTTTGATTGACTTCATGCTTTCCAATATGACCAATTCCGGGATTTCCCAGATTGAGGTGTTTATTAAAGACAAGCCGCGTTCCCTGATCGAACATCTGGGCAACGGCCGGCAGTACAACATCAACTCCAAGCGCGGACGCCTGAGTATTTTGTATGGTGAAAACCGGATCATGTCGGAGGTTTACAATCACGATATTGCCAACTTCATGGACAACATTCAGTACATTGAAGAGGTCAACAAGCCTTACGTCATCATCGCGCCGAGCTATATGATCTATCAGATCGACTTCAATGAAGTCCTGAAATATCATGCCGAAAAGAATTCAGACGTAACCGTGATTTACAAATCGACGGATAATGCCAAGGAAGAATTTATCGGCTGCGATACGCTGTCGATGGATAAGGACAAGCGAATTGTCGCCTTTGAAAAGAACCGCGGCAAATACAAAACCCGCAATGTTTCGCTGGAAGCTTATGTCATGACGAAAAAGCTGTTTTTGGAACTGGTCCGCAAAGCTGCCAACACTAGCTCGCTGTATTGGTTCAAAGATATTTTGGCGGACAGCTGTGAAGATCTGCGGATCAACGGCTATGCGTTTAAGGGCATGGTTTACTGTGTCAACAGTCTGCGCAGCTATTTCAAGGCGAACATTGAACTGCGCACGCATGCCAAGGCGCGGGAGCTGTTTAAAGAAGATTGGCCGATTCACACCCGGACCAACGATTCTGCGCCGTCGCAGTATATGCCGGAAGCGAAAATCCGCGGCTGTTCGATTGCCAATGGCTGTCATATTGAAGGCCATGTGGAAAACTGCGTCATCGGACGAAATGTCATTATCAAACGCGGCGCTGTCGTGAAAAACAGTGTGATTCTGCCGGGGGCGTATATCGGTGAGGGCGCGAAGCTGGATCATGTTATCGTCGATAAGGCGGCGATTGTCAACCATGTTAAAAAGCTGGTCGGGACCGATGATTCCCCGATCTATGTGAAACGCAGAGATCGGATTTAA
- a CDS encoding glucose-1-phosphate adenylyltransferase, producing MKQNNMVAMILAGGRGSRLLDLTKKVAKPAVYFGGKYRIIDFPLSNCANSGISVVGVLTQYESVLLNSYVARDHHWGLDARDSGVFVLPPREKDKTGLGLYRGTADAITQNIDFLDQMEAEYVLILSGDHIYKMDYAKMLAHHKANNADATIAVLAVPLKEASRFGIMNTDETDRIIEFEEKPAKPKSNLASMGIYIFNYKTLRKYLTADEKDPNSEHDFGKDIIPAFLRDNKILTAYRFKGYWKDVGTIDSLWEANMDLLNPDNELDLGDSQWKIYTEDVPTPPQFIGEEAEVDNCYINQGCIVNGSVKNSVLFTNVEVGSGAQVLDSVIMPNAVIGEGAKVTRCIVADNVEISPGAVVGHKDSEHIELIAKKRVK from the coding sequence ATGAAACAAAATAATATGGTTGCCATGATTTTAGCAGGAGGACGCGGCAGTCGTCTTCTTGATCTTACCAAAAAAGTCGCTAAACCGGCAGTCTACTTCGGCGGAAAGTATCGTATTATCGACTTTCCTTTAAGCAATTGTGCCAACTCGGGAATTTCCGTAGTCGGCGTTTTGACGCAGTATGAATCCGTACTGCTGAACTCGTATGTGGCACGGGATCACCACTGGGGATTGGATGCGCGCGACAGCGGCGTCTTCGTTCTGCCGCCGCGGGAAAAAGATAAGACCGGATTAGGTCTGTATCGCGGCACGGCGGATGCAATCACGCAGAACATCGACTTCCTGGATCAGATGGAAGCGGAATATGTGCTGATTCTTTCCGGCGATCACATTTACAAAATGGATTATGCGAAAATGCTGGCGCATCACAAAGCCAACAATGCGGATGCGACGATCGCAGTTCTGGCGGTTCCGTTAAAGGAAGCCAGCCGGTTTGGCATTATGAATACGGATGAAACCGATCGGATTATCGAATTCGAGGAAAAACCGGCGAAGCCAAAGAGCAATCTGGCTTCGATGGGAATCTATATTTTCAACTACAAGACGCTGCGCAAATATCTGACGGCTGATGAAAAAGATCCGAATTCCGAACATGATTTCGGCAAGGATATCATTCCGGCCTTCCTGCGTGACAACAAGATTCTGACGGCCTACCGCTTTAAAGGCTATTGGAAAGATGTCGGAACGATCGACAGCCTGTGGGAAGCGAACATGGATCTTCTCAATCCGGACAACGAGCTGGATCTGGGCGATTCGCAATGGAAGATTTATACTGAGGATGTACCGACGCCGCCGCAGTTTATCGGCGAAGAAGCCGAGGTGGACAACTGTTATATCAACCAGGGATGCATCGTTAACGGCAGTGTGAAGAACTCCGTGCTGTTTACCAACGTGGAAGTCGGCAGCGGAGCTCAGGTCCTGGATTCTGTGATCATGCCGAATGCGGTGATCGGTGAGGGCGCCAAGGTAACCCGCTGCATCGTCGCGGACAATGTCGAAATCAGTCCGGGCGCCGTTGTCGGCCATAAGGACAGCGAGCATATTGAACTGATCGCAAAAAAGAGAGTGAAATAA
- a CDS encoding bifunctional folylpolyglutamate synthase/dihydrofolate synthase, with product MTTIQEAVEWITARHNFHHGFDHFQRFMASQGDPQDQFRSIHVAGTNGKGSTVSYLASCLSAAGYTVGTFTSPHLTAHQDRIRIQDRWIEDETFVRYTDIYRELIEQWDLAMFEIDFFFACLWFIERKVDIAVIEVGLGGLWDSTNTLHHPLCSVIVSIGLDHMDRLGDSEEAIALQKAGIVKSGGVVISGVKQPECQLVIENVCREKPARLIPVSPVKVLPGYPVQFIWEGKSYTLNTAARYQAENAAAALTCLNEGRRRGWFDVSEEALVQGLKQAVWAGRFEIMGHHPLMIIDGAHNVPGIEALCASMKDLPHPQIIVFTALKDKETTGMAERLKQNCDQLIITQFDYFRAQTGKALTIEGSELIEDWKTAILSAKQRAQPEGTVVITGSLYFISEVRAWLNSGS from the coding sequence ATGACAACGATCCAGGAAGCCGTAGAGTGGATCACAGCCCGGCATAATTTTCATCATGGCTTCGATCATTTTCAGCGGTTCATGGCGTCGCAGGGCGATCCCCAGGATCAATTCCGCTCGATTCACGTTGCTGGCACCAACGGCAAGGGCAGTACGGTCAGCTATCTGGCCAGTTGTCTCAGCGCCGCCGGCTATACCGTCGGCACGTTTACCTCGCCGCATTTAACAGCACATCAGGACCGCATTCGGATTCAGGATCGCTGGATTGAGGATGAAACCTTTGTCCGCTACACGGATATCTATCGGGAATTGATCGAACAATGGGATCTGGCGATGTTTGAAATTGATTTCTTTTTTGCCTGTCTGTGGTTTATCGAACGAAAGGTGGACATCGCTGTGATTGAAGTCGGGTTAGGCGGCCTGTGGGATTCGACCAATACGCTGCATCATCCGCTGTGCAGTGTGATCGTGTCGATCGGTTTGGATCACATGGATCGCTTAGGCGACAGCGAGGAAGCCATCGCTCTGCAGAAAGCGGGGATTGTGAAGTCCGGAGGGGTTGTGATCAGCGGTGTAAAACAGCCGGAATGTCAATTGGTGATCGAAAACGTGTGCAGGGAAAAGCCGGCTCGGCTGATCCCGGTTTCCCCCGTCAAAGTCCTTCCCGGATATCCGGTTCAATTCATTTGGGAGGGGAAATCGTATACTTTAAATACGGCCGCCCGTTATCAGGCCGAAAATGCCGCAGCAGCACTCACCTGTTTGAATGAAGGCCGGCGGCGGGGGTGGTTTGATGTCAGCGAGGAGGCCCTCGTTCAGGGATTGAAGCAGGCGGTCTGGGCAGGCCGGTTTGAAATCATGGGACATCATCCGTTAATGATCATCGACGGGGCCCACAATGTTCCCGGGATTGAAGCGCTGTGTGCTTCCATGAAAGATTTGCCGCATCCTCAGATCATTGTGTTTACTGCTTTAAAGGATAAGGAAACAACAGGCATGGCTGAACGATTGAAACAGAACTGCGACCAACTGATCATCACGCAGTTTGATTATTTTCGGGCCCAGACGGGCAAGGCCCTGACAATTGAGGGCAGCGAGCTGATCGAAGACTGGAAAACGGCGATCCTGAGCGCGAAGCAGAGGGCTCAGCCGGAGGGTACGGTGGTGATCACCGGTTCACTGTATTTCATTTCGGAGGTTCGGGCATGGCTGAATTCAGGAAGCTAA
- the eno gene encoding phosphopyruvate hydratase encodes MPSIIDVYAREVLDSRGNPTVEVEVTTESGAFGRAIVPSGASTGEREALELRDGDKSRFMGKGVTKAVANVNDIIADAVLGMDVTDQNAIDKVMIELDGTNDKSKLGANAILGVSMACARAAADYYDMPLYKYFGGFNGKTLPVPMMNVLNGGSHADSTVDFQEFMIMPVGASSVKEAVRMGAETFHNLRKVLKGKGYNTNVGDEGGFAPSCVEGNEEPLKLIVEAITAAGYVPGKDICIAMDVAASEFYNTETGNYDLEKSGQGTKTTDEMIAMYEEWVEKYPIVSIEDGLGERDWDGWKKLTDKLGSKIQLVGDDLFVTNPAILKEGIEKGIANSILIKVNQIGSLTETFDAIEMAKKAGYTCVVSHRSGETEDTTIADIAVGLNAGQIKTGSMSRTDRIAKYNQLIRIEDELGPIAEYQGMDCFYNVKK; translated from the coding sequence ATGCCTAGTATTATTGATGTTTACGCACGCGAAGTCCTGGACTCCCGCGGCAATCCAACTGTTGAAGTCGAAGTGACAACTGAATCCGGCGCGTTTGGCCGCGCAATCGTTCCATCCGGCGCATCCACAGGTGAAAGAGAAGCTCTGGAACTGCGTGATGGTGATAAGAGCCGTTTCATGGGCAAGGGCGTTACCAAGGCGGTTGCCAACGTTAACGATATCATTGCCGATGCTGTTTTAGGCATGGATGTTACTGATCAGAATGCGATCGACAAAGTGATGATCGAACTGGACGGCACAAATGACAAGTCGAAGCTGGGCGCGAATGCGATCCTGGGTGTTTCAATGGCTTGCGCCCGTGCTGCTGCGGATTACTATGATATGCCGCTGTATAAATATTTCGGCGGATTCAACGGCAAGACTCTGCCAGTTCCGATGATGAACGTCTTAAACGGCGGAAGCCATGCGGATTCCACCGTCGATTTCCAGGAATTCATGATTATGCCGGTTGGCGCTTCTTCTGTCAAGGAAGCAGTCAGAATGGGTGCAGAAACATTCCACAACCTGCGTAAAGTATTAAAGGGCAAAGGCTACAACACCAATGTTGGTGATGAAGGCGGATTCGCTCCTTCCTGCGTTGAAGGCAATGAAGAACCGCTGAAGCTGATCGTTGAAGCCATCACAGCAGCTGGCTATGTTCCGGGCAAGGATATCTGCATCGCTATGGACGTTGCGGCTTCTGAATTCTACAACACAGAAACAGGCAACTACGATCTGGAAAAATCCGGACAGGGCACAAAGACAACGGATGAAATGATCGCGATGTATGAAGAATGGGTAGAAAAATATCCGATCGTTTCCATTGAAGACGGTTTAGGCGAAAGAGACTGGGACGGCTGGAAGAAACTGACAGACAAGCTCGGCAGCAAGATTCAGCTGGTCGGCGACGATCTGTTTGTCACCAACCCGGCAATCCTGAAGGAAGGCATTGAAAAGGGCATCGCGAACTCGATCCTGATCAAAGTCAACCAGATTGGTTCCTTAACTGAAACCTTCGACGCGATCGAAATGGCGAAGAAGGCAGGCTATACCTGTGTTGTTTCTCACCGCTCCGGTGAAACAGAAGATACAACGATTGCGGATATCGCTGTCGGCCTGAATGCAGGTCAGATCAAGACAGGTTCGATGAGCCGTACAGACCGGATTGCGAAGTACAATCAGTTAATCCGTATTGAAGATGAACTGGGCCCAATCGCTGAGTACCAGGGCATGGACTGCTTCTACAACGTTAAGAAGTAA
- the tpiA gene encoding triose-phosphate isomerase, which produces MRKPIIVGNWKMNKTCAEAVSFINEIEPKLHGGADYGIAAPFTALKDCVNTAKNLLVAAENCHFEDNGAFTGEVSVPMLEEIGVKWCIIGHSERRQMFNETDETVNKKAKRLLEAGITPILCIGETEAQFDAGQTEEVIRAQLKGGLDGLCPKCVAKMVLAYEPIWAIGTGKSATKEIAQNCCHIVRDQVRVMFGDEAADSVRVQYGGSVKPNNIKEYMAMEDIDGALIGGASLKTDSFEEIINATK; this is translated from the coding sequence ATGAGAAAACCAATTATTGTCGGAAACTGGAAAATGAATAAGACCTGCGCAGAAGCAGTCAGCTTCATCAATGAAATTGAACCGAAGCTGCACGGCGGCGCAGATTACGGCATCGCAGCTCCGTTTACGGCGCTGAAAGACTGCGTTAACACCGCTAAGAATTTGCTTGTTGCCGCAGAAAACTGCCACTTTGAAGACAACGGTGCTTTCACCGGTGAAGTCAGTGTTCCAATGCTGGAAGAAATCGGCGTGAAATGGTGCATTATCGGTCATTCTGAGCGTCGTCAGATGTTCAATGAAACCGATGAAACGGTCAACAAAAAGGCAAAACGGCTGCTGGAAGCAGGCATCACTCCAATTCTGTGCATCGGCGAAACCGAAGCTCAGTTTGACGCCGGCCAGACAGAAGAAGTCATCCGTGCTCAGCTCAAAGGCGGCCTGGATGGACTGTGCCCGAAATGCGTTGCCAAGATGGTTCTGGCTTATGAGCCGATCTGGGCAATCGGTACGGGCAAGAGCGCAACGAAGGAAATTGCGCAGAACTGCTGCCACATTGTCCGCGACCAGGTTCGCGTCATGTTCGGCGATGAAGCGGCCGACAGCGTTCGTGTTCAGTACGGCGGATCCGTCAAACCGAACAACATTAAGGAATACATGGCCATGGAAGATATCGACGGCGCTCTGATCGGCGGAGCTTCGCTGAAAACGGATTCCTTTGAAGAAATCATCAACGCTACAAAATAA
- the glgA gene encoding glycogen synthase GlgA, producing MKSVLFVAAEGLPYIKTGGLADVIGSLPKILNEKGMDARVVLPLYKRIAEKYRGEFTKLKTIPIHVGVIDTVATIYQSQWENVTYYFIEHAGYFERDGLYGYPDDGERFAFYQKAVLEMLWALDFFPDIMHCHDWHTGMIAAMCHIQYPDDQRYQQIKHMYTIHNLAFQGNFPADVLTDCLGIDRRYFDDGSMRFHNGISFMKTGIIFSDKITTVSPSYSQEILTAQYGEQMDEVLRFRQSDLYGIVNGIDTQMWDPMQDPALPAHYNAESVLEGKRANKAAVQKELGLRVADDVMMIGIVSRLTWQKGVYLIIEKMADIMGLDIQFVVLGTGETHIENQFKMMEDKYRRRAVYYCGYNDELAHRIYAGCDLFLMPSLFEPCGIGQLIAMHYGALPLVRETGGLRDTVHPYNQYTKEGNGFSFTAFNSHDMLYTLRCAADTYYLNRADWDQLVQQAMGTDVSWNLSADQYTQLYNEM from the coding sequence ATGAAATCAGTATTGTTTGTCGCAGCGGAAGGTTTGCCGTATATCAAAACCGGCGGACTGGCAGACGTTATCGGCTCGCTGCCGAAAATCTTGAATGAAAAAGGCATGGATGCCCGAGTTGTTTTGCCGCTGTATAAACGAATTGCTGAAAAATACCGCGGTGAGTTCACCAAGCTGAAAACAATCCCGATTCATGTCGGTGTAATCGACACGGTCGCGACCATTTATCAGTCGCAGTGGGAAAATGTCACCTATTATTTTATCGAACATGCCGGCTATTTTGAAAGAGATGGACTTTACGGCTATCCGGATGACGGCGAACGGTTCGCATTCTATCAAAAAGCGGTGCTGGAAATGCTTTGGGCATTGGATTTCTTCCCGGATATCATGCATTGCCATGATTGGCACACCGGGATGATTGCAGCGATGTGCCACATTCAGTATCCGGATGATCAGCGCTATCAGCAGATCAAGCACATGTATACGATTCATAACCTGGCTTTCCAGGGGAATTTCCCAGCCGATGTGCTGACGGACTGCCTGGGCATTGACCGCCGTTATTTTGACGATGGTTCAATGCGCTTCCATAACGGTATCAGCTTCATGAAAACCGGAATTATTTTCTCGGATAAGATTACGACCGTATCGCCTTCTTATTCTCAGGAAATTCTGACCGCGCAGTATGGCGAACAGATGGATGAAGTGCTGCGGTTCAGACAGAGCGATCTGTACGGTATCGTCAACGGAATTGATACCCAGATGTGGGATCCGATGCAGGATCCGGCATTGCCGGCGCATTACAATGCAGAATCCGTGCTGGAAGGCAAGCGCGCCAACAAAGCTGCGGTTCAGAAAGAATTGGGGCTGCGGGTAGCGGACGATGTGATGATGATCGGGATTGTTTCCCGTCTGACCTGGCAGAAAGGCGTGTATCTGATCATTGAAAAGATGGCGGATATCATGGGTCTGGATATTCAGTTTGTCGTTTTGGGCACCGGGGAAACGCATATCGAAAATCAATTTAAGATGATGGAAGACAAATACCGCCGCCGGGCTGTGTATTACTGCGGTTACAATGATGAACTGGCGCATCGGATTTATGCCGGCTGCGACCTGTTCTTAATGCCGTCCTTGTTTGAGCCGTGCGGAATCGGTCAGCTGATTGCCATGCATTACGGGGCGCTGCCGCTGGTGCGTGAAACAGGCGGCCTGCGTGATACGGTACACCCATACAACCAGTATACTAAGGAAGGCAACGGCTTCAGCTTTACCGCCTTCAACAGCCATGACATGCTTTACACGCTGCGCTGCGCCGCGGATACCTATTATCTCAATCGTGCGGATTGGGATCAGCTGGTTCAGCAGGCGATGGGAACGGATGTCAGCTGGAACCTGTCGGCGGATCAGTATACTCAACTCTATAACGAAATGTAA
- a CDS encoding phosphoglycerate kinase — MAKQTVRDLDVKGKRVLVRVDFNVPIKDGKITNDNRIVSALPTINYLTEHGAKVILMSHLGKIDHKDPEKCEAGKKKNNMAPVAERLQELVSGKVTFVPVTRGEELENAIAAMNEGDIVLMQNTRYEKGESKNDPDLAAYWAGLGDLFVSDAFGSVHRAHASTVGIATHLPSACGFLVQKEIENLSAAIDNPKRPLVAILGGAKVSDKIAVIENLLNIADKVIVGGGMAYTFLKAQGKEIGTSLLEEDRIEMAKEFLAKGGDKLILPVDSVVANAFENATEVKTVSNDEIPAGFMGLDIGPKSVELFKQELQGAKTVVWNGPMGVFENPAYANGTIEVCKAISELPEAMTVIGGGDSAAAAIQLGFKDKFTHISTGGGASLEYMEGKELPGIAIIQEK, encoded by the coding sequence ATGGCAAAACAAACTGTTCGTGACCTTGATGTTAAAGGAAAACGCGTCCTGGTTCGCGTCGACTTTAACGTACCTATCAAAGATGGAAAAATTACCAATGATAACCGTATCGTTTCCGCTCTGCCGACAATCAACTATCTGACAGAGCACGGTGCAAAGGTTATCCTGATGTCGCATCTGGGCAAGATCGATCATAAAGATCCTGAAAAGTGCGAAGCTGGCAAGAAAAAGAACAACATGGCTCCGGTAGCAGAACGGCTGCAGGAACTGGTTTCCGGCAAGGTAACCTTCGTTCCGGTAACCCGCGGCGAAGAACTGGAAAATGCCATTGCAGCGATGAACGAAGGCGACATCGTGCTGATGCAGAATACCCGTTATGAAAAGGGCGAATCCAAGAATGATCCGGATCTGGCGGCGTATTGGGCAGGCTTAGGTGATCTGTTCGTTTCCGATGCGTTCGGATCAGTTCACAGAGCGCATGCTTCGACCGTAGGCATTGCAACGCATCTGCCTAGCGCCTGCGGATTCCTGGTTCAGAAAGAAATTGAAAATCTGAGCGCGGCCATCGACAATCCGAAGCGTCCGTTAGTCGCTATCCTGGGCGGCGCGAAAGTTTCCGATAAGATCGCAGTCATTGAGAACCTGCTGAACATCGCGGACAAGGTCATTGTCGGCGGTGGTATGGCGTATACCTTCTTAAAGGCGCAGGGTAAGGAAATCGGTACATCTCTGTTGGAAGAAGACCGCATTGAAATGGCGAAGGAATTCCTGGCTAAGGGCGGCGATAAGCTGATTCTTCCAGTTGATTCTGTCGTTGCCAATGCGTTTGAAAACGCAACGGAAGTCAAAACGGTCAGCAATGATGAAATTCCGGCAGGCTTCATGGGTCTGGATATCGGTCCGAAGTCGGTTGAACTGTTCAAGCAGGAACTGCAGGGTGCCAAGACGGTAGTCTGGAACGGCCCGATGGGCGTGTTTGAAAATCCAGCTTATGCTAACGGTACAATCGAAGTCTGCAAGGCTATTTCTGAACTGCCGGAAGCAATGACGGTCATCGGCGGCGGCGATTCTGCGGCAGCAGCGATCCAGCTGGGCTTCAAGGATAAGTTCACGCATATTTCCACTGGCGGCGGCGCTTCCCTGGAATACATGGAAGGCAAAGAACTGCCGGGCATTGCAATCATTCAGGAGAAATAA
- a CDS encoding LiaF transmembrane domain-containing protein, translating into MKKRIGGILIVSGAILLLNPTLDVQQLMAGVETMLVSYWPVLLIVLGLALQNDSRKTKKTHR; encoded by the coding sequence ATGAAAAAGAGGATCGGCGGGATTCTGATTGTTTCCGGCGCCATCTTGTTGCTGAATCCGACTCTGGACGTCCAACAGCTGATGGCCGGCGTGGAAACGATGCTGGTCAGCTACTGGCCGGTACTGCTGATTGTTCTGGGCCTGGCGCTGCAGAATGACAGCCGAAAAACAAAGAAAACACACCGTTAG